TTAGCCCCTTTCGGGCGCAGGTCGTAGCGTTTGCCATCCTGGAGTTGAATGCCAACGACGCCTTGACGTTGAGAAAAGGTACATAGCCCAGAAGATGAGGCTTTATCTTCTCCCTTGGGATAAACATCACAACGAGCTTTTACGGTGTCTGCTTTCGCAACCAGAGCAGTACCCAAAACGGTCAAAGACAGGAGTGCTGCAAAAACAGAGGTCTGAACTTTCATGATCGTTGTATTTTAAACGGTGGCAGGAATTAGTTTATTTCCTAAGATAGATTGCTTTTGACAAATTTTAGGATAGTGCATCTTTGCTGAAATTTCAATAAATTTAACTGACGAGGGGGTTTGGGGGAGCGATAAGTCCCACACTGAATTTCACGCTCACTAAAAAATAACCACCAAATCAGTGTGGGATACTTCGACCCTTCGGCAAGCTCAGGGCATCGCAAGCTCAGTAACAACATGGACTCCCCCAAGTTAATTTTGTATGTCCCAATTCCGACCAAATTAACAATAATATGCTAGAGTATATTAAAGAGTTTTGAAAGCGACAATGTTTCAAGGGTATAAATTCCGAATCTATCCAGCGATTGAGCAGCAAATAGCCTTAGCCAAAAGCTTTGGTTGTTGCCGTTGGTATTGGAATTATGCCCTAAACTTATGTCAAGAAACTTATAAAACAACAGGAAAAGGGCTATCAAGAAAAGCGATTCAAGGATTATTACCTCAACTGAAGCAGGAATATCCTTGGCTAAAAGATGCTTATTCCCAATGCTTGCAAGTTGTCGCTCTCAATTTATGTACAGCTTACAAAAACTTCTTTGAGAAACGAGCAAGATTACCTCAATTCAAATCCAAACACGGTAGGCAATCAATCAGTTATCCCCAAAGCGTTAAATTTGAAGGGGATTACCTGAAATTACCCGGTAAAGTGGGGTTAGTTTATTGTCGTCGCCATCGAGAAATTGAGGGAACAATTAAAACCGTTACCATCTCCAAGAATCGTGATGGGAAATACTACGCATCGGTGTTAGTTGA
This region of Planktothrix serta PCC 8927 genomic DNA includes:
- a CDS encoding RNA-guided endonuclease InsQ/TnpB family protein, yielding MFQGYKFRIYPAIEQQIALAKSFGCCRWYWNYALNLCQETYKTTGKGLSRKAIQGLLPQLKQEYPWLKDAYSQCLQVVALNLCTAYKNFFEKRARLPQFKSKHGRQSISYPQSVKFEGDYLKLPGKVGLVYCRRHREIEGTIKTVTISKNRDGKYYASVLVDDGKEIPNSSTNGKAIGIDLGLIHFAITSDGDKYSNPKHFAKHQRNLKRKQQKLSHKQKGSNSRQKARLKVAKVHAKIARCREDFLHKLSRKIVNENQVIAVE